ATGATATTCCATCCCGATGTTTCCTGAGATATCCCATCTAAGCTTTGAATCGAAGTAATTAATTAATCATTTGGAAGCTCATTCTCCAAGCACCACCATAACCTTCAGCAACTGCGGATTAAAGGTCCAACGTGCTCCCGCATCTACCACAAAGGGAGCAACGTGCCGATTAACCTTCTAAAACCGGCAATCTATTTCTCGAGATTTCTtttattatatctaattttttctcaCAGCTTGGTGGCTCTGGACTGTGGTCACTCTTAATCCAAGAAAACCGCAGTACCATCCGCGAGACCCTAGTTTATCCGTCTCCAaactcataaaattttaattgaggGTGGAGGCGTGGGTGCGGGTTTCCTGGTCTTCCACACTATTTCACGCAACGACGCAACTTGTATTATCCGAAAGCGAAATTATTATTGCACCGCGCGCGGTGCAGAACGCGGGAACCTACCCCACCCCCACCTcgcgaaaaaaaaatttttcccccGACTCCCCCCCTCGCGGTGACCAATCACCGCGCGCGGTGCTGAATTTCTACACCgcgcgcggtgcacaaagaatcgcTTCCTATCTGAAAAGGCCGGAATGGCTCTCCACCTTCCCCCATTCTCCCACCAGCCTTCCAGCCCGAGTCAAATTTAGCAGCCGGCACGACTCTCAAAGCCCAGCTTACAATCCCTCTTTTCTCCCATTCCCAACCCTTCTTCCCAGTTGGTGTCCGCGTtcatctcctcctcttttttttttggccccaGTCCAGCAGCCGCGTCTCCATCCTCCATGGCGATCCCTCGCCGCCGGGCcatccctctcctcctcctcctcctcctcccactcctcctcctcctcgcctTCGCCGCCGACGAGAACGACGTCAACTGCCTCCGGGGCGTGCAGGAGTCCTTGGATCCCAACGGCAGCCTCAACTGGAACTTCGCCAACACGACTGTGGGCTTCGTCTGCAACTTCGTCGGCGTCTCCTGCTGGAATCCGCAGGAGAATCGCGTCATCGCGCTTAGCCTCCCCTCCATGTCCCTCGCCGGCAGCATCCCCTCCGCCCTCCAGTACTGCCGCACCGCCACCACCCTCGATCTCTCCTCCAACTCCCTCTCCGGCCCCATCCCCTCCAGCCTCTGCGACTGGCTCCCCTACCTCGTCACCCTCGACCTCTCCTCCAACTCCCTCTCCGGCCTCATCCCTCCCGAACTCTCTAAGTGCCGCTTCCTCAACACCCTCCTCCTCTCCTCCAATTCCTtctccggccccatccccgcGTCTCTCTCCCAGCTTACCCGCCTCAAGAGGCTCGATCTCTCCAGCAACCAGCTCTCCGGCCCCATCCCCCCCCAGCTCTCCTCCTTCGACTCCTCCTCCTTCGCCGACAACCCCTCCCTCTGCGGCCGCCCCGTCTCATCGGGCTGCGGCCGCCGCCTCACCCGCAAGAGTCTCATCATAATCATCGCCGCCGGCGTCTTCGGCGCCGCCGCCTCCCTGCTCCTCGCCTTTGCCGTCTGGCGCTGGTGCTTCTCCGGCACGCCCTCCGCGAGGAAGAAGAAGAGTGATGGTCGTGATGCGGGGAGGCTTGATGGGAGCCGGTGGTGGGCGGAGCGGCTGCGGAGCTCGCACAACCGACTGGTTCCGGTCTCGCTGTTCCAGAAGCCGATCGTGAAGGTCAAGCTGGCGGATCTGATGGCGGCGACGGCGGATTTCCACCCGGATCACATCGTCACCGCTGGGAGCGGTCGGACGGGGACCTCTTACAAGGCGGTGCTCCCCGACGGCTCGGCGCTCACGGTGAAGCGGCTCCATGGCTGTATCCTGCCGGAGAAGCAGTTCCGGGCGGAGATGGGCCGGATCGGGCAGCTCCGGCACCCGAATCTCGTGCCCCTTCTTGGATTCTGCGTCGTGGAGGACGAAAGGCTTCTCGTCTATAAGCACATGCCTAACGGCGCCTTGTCGGCGGTTCTCCGGTCGGCCGGCGAGGAGCTCGACTGGCC
Above is a genomic segment from Elaeis guineensis isolate ETL-2024a chromosome 1, EG11, whole genome shotgun sequence containing:
- the LOC105038666 gene encoding inactive LRR receptor-like serine/threonine-protein kinase BIR2, which produces MAIPRRRAIPLLLLLLLPLLLLLAFAADENDVNCLRGVQESLDPNGSLNWNFANTTVGFVCNFVGVSCWNPQENRVIALSLPSMSLAGSIPSALQYCRTATTLDLSSNSLSGPIPSSLCDWLPYLVTLDLSSNSLSGLIPPELSKCRFLNTLLLSSNSFSGPIPASLSQLTRLKRLDLSSNQLSGPIPPQLSSFDSSSFADNPSLCGRPVSSGCGRRLTRKSLIIIIAAGVFGAAASLLLAFAVWRWCFSGTPSARKKKSDGRDAGRLDGSRWWAERLRSSHNRLVPVSLFQKPIVKVKLADLMAATADFHPDHIVTAGSGRTGTSYKAVLPDGSALTVKRLHGCILPEKQFRAEMGRIGQLRHPNLVPLLGFCVVEDERLLVYKHMPNGALSAVLRSAGEELDWPSRLRIGVGAARGLAWLHHGFQVPFLHQSMSSSAVLLDEDYEARITDFGLTRLVRPSAGDGHSTSPFMSGDFAEFGYVAPEYATNPLVTTKGDVYGFGVVLLELATGQRPTEISSNAAGEGFKGNLVDWVNQLAAAGRVADAIDKSIRERGHDGEIVEFLKVALGCVVADPKERSSMYQVYESLKTIGEARDVSEQFDEFPLVYGKDDPDTM